From Drosophila yakuba strain Tai18E2 chromosome 2L, Prin_Dyak_Tai18E2_2.1, whole genome shotgun sequence, one genomic window encodes:
- the LOC26535576 gene encoding dTTP/UTP pyrophosphatase, with protein sequence MLAPIKHLLGNYRIVLASGSPRRQELVKMLGLNAELCPSTFEENLNLEDFKEFSDYIEATALGKAEEVYTRLSSAGDSRNLIVIAADTMVTLGKEIYGKPKDPADAVRMLTNLSGTSNRVFSGVVLKHANGIRKFTDTADVYFGDLLPEQIQSYVDSGDPLDKAGAYGVQGPGGALIHRIDGDFYCVMGLPLHRLCCELNKLFLEDLFS encoded by the exons ATGTTGGCGCCAATTAAGCACTTATTGGGGAACTATCGCATTGTCTTGGCCAGCGGCTCTCCACGGCGACAGGAACTGGTCAAGATGTTG GGCCTCAATGCGGAATTGTGCCCATCGACTTTTGAGGAGAATTTAAACCTGGAGGATTTCAAAGAGTTCTCGGATTATATAGAAGCCACGGCTCTGGGAAAAGCCGAGGAGGTGTACACTAGATTGAGCTCCGCGGGGGACTCCAGAAACCTAATTGTCATAGCCGCAGATACGATGGTGACCTTGGGAAAGGAGATCTATGGAAAACCCAAGGATCCTGCGGATGCCGTACGCATGCTGACCAA TCTCTCTGGAACCTCCAACCGCGTTTTCAGCGGCGTTGTGCTGAAACATGCCAACGGCATTCGCAAGTTTACGGACACGGCGGACGTATACTTTGGTGATCTGCTGCCGGAACAAATTCAGAGCTACGTGGACTCCGGAGATCCTCT AGATAAAGCTGGTGCTTATGGTGTCCAAGGACCTGGGGGTGCGCTCATCCACCGGATCGATGGGGACTTTTACTGTGTCATGGGACTGCCACTGCATCGACTGTGCTGTGAACTGAATAAGCTTTTCCTAGAGGATCTGTTCTCGTAA